DNA from Parageobacillus thermoglucosidasius:
CACGGATTGAGTTTTTCCGTCAAACCGGGGGTTCCGCTGCCGCCGTCGCTTGTCAATATTTTTAAAGAGCTTCATGACGATCTCGGCTGTTATATTCCGAACAACGGCTATTTAGTAAAGTGGGCCAAGCAAGGAGTGTTATTGCTAAACACCGTATTAACGGTGCGGCGCGGCCAAGCGAATTCGCATAAAGGAAAAGGATGGGAATTTTTTACGGACCGCGTAATTGAGCTTGTCAATGAAAAACAAGATCCTGTCGTCTTTCTGTTATGGGGGCGGCATGCGCAAGCGAAAAAAGAGCTAATTACCAATCCGCACCATTACATTATCGAAGCGCCTCACCCAAGCCCGTTTTCCGCTGCGCGCGGCTTTTTTGGCCA
Protein-coding regions in this window:
- a CDS encoding uracil-DNA glycosylase; the protein is MAILKNDWAPLLEEEFRKPYYIKLREFLKEEYRTRTIYPDMYDIFNALHYTPYSQVKVVILGQDPYHGPGQAHGLSFSVKPGVPLPPSLVNIFKELHDDLGCYIPNNGYLVKWAKQGVLLLNTVLTVRRGQANSHKGKGWEFFTDRVIELVNEKQDPVVFLLWGRHAQAKKELITNPHHYIIEAPHPSPFSAARGFFGHRPFSRANAFLQKVGREPIDWQIENI